One Capsicum annuum cultivar UCD-10X-F1 chromosome 2, UCD10Xv1.1, whole genome shotgun sequence genomic window carries:
- the LOC107858855 gene encoding transcription and mRNA export factor ENY2, which translates to MRHSVNRPPTPDTRNDQEKEPTLKEIINIKLIESGEKERLMELLRERLVESGWKDEMKSLCREYIKKKGRNNVTIDDLVHVITPKGRGSIPDPIKAELLQRIRTFLVSAAL; encoded by the exons AT GAGGCATTCGGTAAATCGGCCACCAACACCAGATACACGgaatgatcaagaaaaggagcCTACCCTTAAAGAAATTATCAACATTAAG TTGATTGAAAGTGGGGAGAAAGAACGGTTGATGGAGCTATTGAGGGAAAGGCTTGTTGAGTCTGGATGGAAGGatgaaatgaaatctctttgTAG GGAATATATAAAGAAGAAAGGACGGAACAATGTAACCATTGACGACCTTGTACATGTGATTACCCCGAAAGGCAGAG GTTCAATTCCTGATCCGATCAAAGCTGAGTTGCTACAGAGAATTCGTACCTTCCTTGTTTCTGCCGCTCTTTGA